A window from Drosophila nasuta strain 15112-1781.00 chromosome 3, ASM2355853v1, whole genome shotgun sequence encodes these proteins:
- the LOC132793284 gene encoding mucin-19 isoform X19 yields MDLSLERDSSALGSLFQQIINDMKNTSPLWEDFVAKASKLHTCLRAAIQAIAAYLDAFQKIADAATNSRGASKEIGTALTRVCLRHKAVETRLKTFTSAIMDCLVQPLQDKIEDWKRTVATIDKDHAKEYKRCRSELKKRSSDTLRLQKKARKGQTDNSLQSLMDSHMQDVTLRRAELEEVEKKSLRAAMVEERLRYCSFVHMLQPVVHEECEVMSELGHLQEAMESIALVTKEPSVLPQASEELIHDAKASINLYPESPGGGSGSQGGGCSNSLGSRKSSVCSISSMNSSGSSNSPGHHHYQRSLSQFVTPAIRLKPGESSDSGFCSSPALTTQVSNATNQTHAVSTWPPHSQDAVDALPPTADRPHTISTTYEKGHQRPPLTVYTFQNPETIHESNSSGSLIPATVPTGNGSASGQNTPATQKSPAASLSRPPLPVKPAHVRCSSLERPLSAQSNHRQNSGQNLLQRQCPSPIPAHITKELSAAHHAQQQQQQQQQQQQSQPQQPQTPPTYANLSELAAIKLTNQQQSQQQQQPQTQTQTQQQQQQQHQPLLQQQSSIDSICSQHSNDSSTSSLQQQLLQHQQSQQAHISNSSSSLNHQQQQQQQQQQSVHGSGLGTRSHSISSSVSTSTASSLHSHPSFDSAVAASLVGCVAGGGGHTNNTNTNTNTSTTTPSSGCSTPQNHYSPLLTNSPTSTAAGTPSGGSIASGLGLGFVYQVSSPTPPASANSTTDVLKITEPGQSTTAEANETSESDERSRASVLQKASMFEKQAAAAAAAPIPTTIAAAVAGGGGGVTTGAVGGVIGGVARRSEELRAVEQQEMDKSFEDSIQALNNLIGELDSFQREIDEGKGKQQQQQQHSSNINSNNNISGNNSNSGSNNNNSSNSGASSNTSNDNNNCNTDLLLPSSNIDCCAISNQTNSSGCGTDISDTTSEELAGEEGSLAAARRHQQLGASDSELSRCYVSETSSLTGGILAGGYENPTFAHFAANRDDPYNGSGNGSDSRSLYASAADSISLAASDSVCLSQQPRHAYVDNCSDGGSAVVVIYDHQIPNTPDIEFVKQNSEIVLLRTKDPQQLQLHEMRELQQLPDNLAGSPESPDAASGGGVGGGGRLQPATATVAPAKQRLSSFRASSEQQLQLLGRASPQHRGTDKLRVSEEQRQQPQQPQPQQQQQQQQLLSDSSSNVAGAVRRKLPPKPISLSIFNGPALDAASSNSSKPVIPRKFDFKADLDAKIRQQKQKVQQQLQQQQQQQQQQLNSPQQDQQQQQSPQQHSPQSPQNANTATTTTATSTANCNVTNKPAVIASANASASINQNHRMPNQTSLSSSATSNHAPYKTPTTTATFSSPTSNASASPSSLSASSPGAKLSLPSLSSSSALSATALPPPHVPAKPTSTPTPTTTTTTPQLPPPTTNSYACSNLNANANANPQAKPCITPRPASLSGGAGGGGGGAAMGSSARIARRSSINQAKPPPPVRRSSSVTPSPNNVGSFRTSSPSGSIYAQPKLVNNMSSFRTSSPSPNGHAHPLPPTQPKANPNLIAQLNARLNSKQQQQQHQQQQQQQHVAEGIYGNAGGVGVGGGESIYMRGGNGLSMSQQQQQQQHYDDYATSTNIEKTGSIRAKTKAEFLENLNAKLAKQGMSGRAFAVRNLINSKALPDPRICHESLMDQIKRGATLKRNQKINDRSAPKIH; encoded by the exons AACACTTCGCCACTGTGGGAGGATTTTGTGGCAAAGGCGAGTAAGCTGCACACATGCCTGCG CGCTGCCATTCAGGCAATTGCCGCCTATTTGGATGCCTTCCAAAAGATTGCCGATGCGGCCACCAATTCCAGAG GTGCATCCAAGGAGATTGGCACCGCCCTGACCCGTGTTTGTCTGCGCCACAAGGCGGTCGAGACCCGTTTAAAGACCTTCACCAGCGCAATTATGGATTGCCTGGTGCAGCCGCTGCAGGACAAGATCGAGGACTGGAAGCGCACAGTGGCCACCATCGATAAGGATCATGCCAAAGAGTATAAACGCTGTCGCAGTGAGCTAAAGAAGCGCTCCAGCGACACGCTGCGTCTGCAGAAGAAGGCACGCAAGGGACAGACGGACAACAGCCTGCAGTCATTGATGGATTCGCACATGCAAGATGTGACTTTGCGACGCGCCGAACTCGAGGAGGTCGAGAAGAAGTCACTACGTGCGGCGATGGTCGAGGAACGATTGCGTTACTGCAGCTTTGTGCACATGCTGCAGCCCGTGGTGCATGAGGAATGCGAGGTGATGTCCGAACTCGGTCATCTGCAG GAGGCTATGGAATCCATTGCTTTGGTCACCAAGGAGCCCAGCGTTTTGCCACAGGCTTCGGAGGAACTGATCCACGATGCCAAGGCTAGCATTAATCTATATCCCGAATCGCCTGGCGGTGGCTCTGGCTCCCAAGGCGGCGGCTGTTCCAATTCCTTGGGCTCACGCAAGAGTTCCGTCTGCTCTATTAGCAGCATGAACAGCAGCGGCTCCAGCAACTCGCCGGGTCATCATCACTATCAACGCTCGCTATCGCAG tttGTAACGCCCGCAATTCGCTTGAAACCTGGTGAATCCAGTGATAGTGGCTTTTGCTCATCGCCAGCGCTAACAACACAg GTTTCGAATGCCACCAACCAGACGCACGCTGTATCTACTTGGCCGCCACATTCCCAGGATGCTGTGGACGCGCTGCCACCGACTGCTGATCGTCCGCATACGATTTCAACCACCTATGAGAAGGGTCATCAGCGTCCGCCATTGACTGTCTACACGTTCCAGAATCCCGAGACCATACACGAGtccaacagcagcggcagcctcATACCCGCAACGGTGCCGACTGGCAACGGTTCCGCCTCGGGTCAGAATACGCCGGCAACACAGAAATCGCCGGCAGCATCGCTCAGTCGTCCTCCATTGCCAGTG AAGCCGGCACATGTG CGCTGTTCGTCGCTGGAGCGTCCGTTGTCGGCGCAGAGCAATCATCGCCAGAACAGTGGCCAGAATCTGCTGCAGCGTCAGTGCCCCTCACCGATTCCGGCTCATATCACGAAAG AGCTGTCAGCAGCACAtcatgcacaacaacaacagcagcaacagcaacaacagcagcaatcacagccacagcaaccacaaaCCCCGCCTACCTATGCTAACCTATCTGAGCTGGCGGCAATCAAACTAACTAATCAGCAAcagtcacagcagcaacagcaaccacagacacagacacagacacaacagcagcagcagcaacaacatcaaccattgttgcagcaacaaagcAGCATTGATTCGATTTGTTCGCAGCATTCGAATGACTCTTCGACAAGTTcgttgcagcaacagttgctgcagcATCAGCAATCGCAGCAAGCgcacatcagcaacagcagcagcagcctcaatcatcagcagcaacagcaacaacagcagcagcaatcagtACATGGCAGTGGCCTTGGCACACGCTCCCATTCCATATCGTCGTCGGTGTCCACAAGCACAGCCTCATCGTTGCACTCGCATCCATCCTTTGACTCGGCTGTGGCCGCCTCGCTTGTGGGCTGTGTTGCTGGTGGTGGCGGGCATACAAACAACACCAataccaacaccaacacaagCACCACAACGCCCTCGAGCGGCTGCTCAACGCCACAGAATCACTATTCACCACTGTTAACCAACTCACCCACGTCCACTGCTGCAGGTACTCCAAGCGGCGGCAGCATTGCCAGCGGTCTCGGTCTCGGCTTCGTCTATCAGGTCAGCTCACCCACGCCCCCCGCCTCCGCCAACTCCACCACCGATGTGCTAAAGATCACCGAGCCAGGACAATCGACGACGGCCGAAGCCAACGAAACCAGCGAGAGCGATGAGCGTTCCCGTGCCTCGGTGCTGCAGAAGGCATCCATGTTTGAGAAGCAGGCGgcagccgctgcagcagctccAATCCCCACAACTATAGCTGCAGCTGTAGCTGGCGGTGGAGGAGGAGTAACAACCGGAGCAGTTGGCGGAGTCATTGGTGGCGTTGCTCGACGCTCGGAGGAACTGCGCGCTGTGGAGCAACAGGAAATGG ACAAATCTTTCGAAGACTCGATTCAAGcacttaacaatttaattggcGAATTAGACTCTTTTCAACGTGAGATCGATGAGGGCAAgggcaagcagcagcagcagcaacagcacagcagcaacatcaacagcaacaacaacatcagtggcaacaatagcaacagcggcagcaacaacaacaacagcagcaacagcggtgccagcagcaacaccagcaacgacaacaacaactgcaacactGATCTCCTGCTtcccagcagcaacatcgactGCTGTGCCATCAGCAACCAGACGAATTCCAGTGGCTGTGGCACCGATATCTCCGACACGACGTCGGAGGAACTGGCCGGCGAGGAAGGTAGTCTGGCAGCAGCCAGGCGTCATCAGCAACTGGGTGCCAGCGACTCGGAGCTGAGTCGTTGCTATGTGAGCGAGACGAGTTCGCTGACCGGCGGCATACTGGCCGGTGGCTATGAGAATCCCACGTTCGCGCACTTTGCCGCCAATCGTGATGATCCCTACAATGGCAGCGGCAATGGCAGCGACAGTCGATCGCTGTACGCCTCGGCGGCCGACAGCATTTCATTGGCCGCATCGGACAGCGTGTGCCTGAGCCAGCAGCCGCGACATGCGTATGTGGACAATTGCAGTGATGGCGGCAGCGCTGTCGTTGTGATCTATGACCATCAGATACCCAATACGCCGGACATTGAGTTTGTCAAGCAGAACTCAGAGATTGTGCTGTTGCGCACCAAAGATCCgcagcaattgcagttgcacgAGATGCGCGAGCTGCAACAGTTGCCCGACAATTTGGCTGGCTCACCCGAGTCGCCCGATGCCGCTTCTGGCGGCGGAGTTGGAGGCGGTGGCCGTTTACAGCCGGCCACAGCAACTGTGGCGCCGGCCAAGCAACGCCTCTCGTCGTTTCGGGCATCCAGCgagcaacagctgcagttgctgggACGCGCTAGTCCACAACACAGAGGTACGGATAAGCTTAGAGTTAGTGaagagcaacggcaacagccacagcaaccgcaaccacaacaacagcagcaacagcaacagttgctaaGCGATAGCAGCAGTAATGTTGCTGGTGCCGTGCGGCGCAAGCTGCCGCCAAAGCCCATCAGCCTGAGCATATTTAATGGGCCAGCGCTAGATGcggccagcagcaacagcagtaagCCAGTGATACCTAGAAAGTTTGACTTTAAGGCCGACTTAGATGCCAAGATACGCCAGCAGAAACAGAaagtgcagcagcaattgcagcagcagcagcagcaacaacaacagcagctcaaCAGTCCACAACaagatcagcagcagcaacaatcacCACAACAACACTCACCACAGTCGCCCCAAAACgccaacacagcaacaacaacaacagcaacatcaacagcaaactGTAATGTCACTAATAAACCTGCCGTTATTGCAAGCGCAAATGCATCCGCATCCATAAACCAAAATCATAGAATGCCAAATCaaacatcattatcatcatcagcaacatccAATCATGCGCCATACAAAACgcccacaacaacagcaacattctCATCACCAACATCAAATGCATCtgcatcaccatcatcattatcagcaAGTTCTCCTGGGGCCAAATTGTCATTgccatcattatcatcatcatccgcaTTATCAGCAACTGCGCTGCCTCCGCCCCATGTGCCCGCTAAGCCAACGTCCACGCccacgccaacaacaacaacaactacaccaCAACTTCCACCACCCACAACCAATTCATATGCGTGCTCCAATctcaatgccaatgccaatgccaatccCCAAGCCAAACCGTGCATAACGCCAAGGCCGGCATCGCTGTCGG GAGGAGcaggaggcggaggaggaggagcagcaaTGGGCAGCTCAGCACGCATCGCACGTCGTTCATCCATTAATCAGGCCAAGCCGCCGCCACCGGTGAGACGCAGTTCATCGGTGACTCCCAGTCCCAACAATGTCGGG TCGTTCCGCACTTCATCGCCTAGTGGCAGCATCTATGCGCAACCCAAACTGGTGAACAACATGTCCAGCTTTCGCACCAGCAGCCCCAGCCCAAATGGCCATGCCCATCCACTGCCACCAACACAGCCCAAGGCGAATCCGAATCTAATTGCACAGCTCAATGCACGGCtcaacagcaagcagcaacagcaacagcaccaacaacaacagcagcagcaacatgttgccgaGGGCATTTATGGCAACGCTGGTGGAGTAGGAGTAGGAGGAGGTGAATCCATTTACATGCGTGGCGGCAATGGTTTGTCCAtgtcacagcagcagcaacagcagcaacactacGACG ACTATGCCACAAGCACCAATATCGAAAAGACTGGCAGCATACGTGCCAAGACCAAGGCTGAATTTCTCGAGAATCTCAATGCGAAGTTGGCCAAGCAGGGCATGTCTGGACGTGCATTTGCAGTGCGAAATCTGATCAATAGCAAGGCCCTG CCGGATCCACGTATATGTCATGAGTCGTTGATGGATCAGATAAAACGAGGCGCGACCCTGAAGAGGAATCAGAAAATCAACGATCGCAGTGCGCCcaaaatacattaa
- the LOC132793284 gene encoding putative uncharacterized protein DDB_G0277255 isoform X21, which produces MDLSLERDSSALGSLFQQIINDMKNTSPLWEDFVAKASKLHTCLRAAIQAIAAYLDAFQKIADAATNSRGASKEIGTALTRVCLRHKAVETRLKTFTSAIMDCLVQPLQDKIEDWKRTVATIDKDHAKEYKRCRSELKKRSSDTLRLQKKARKGQTDNSLQSLMDSHMQDVTLRRAELEEVEKKSLRAAMVEERLRYCSFVHMLQPVVHEECEVMSELGHLQEAMESIALVTKEPSVLPQASEELIHDAKASINLYPESPGGGSGSQGGGCSNSLGSRKSSVCSISSMNSSGSSNSPGHHHYQRSLSQFVTPAIRLKPGESSDSGFCSSPALTTQVSNATNQTHAVSTWPPHSQDAVDALPPTADRPHTISTTYEKGHQRPPLTVYTFQNPETIHESNSSGSLIPATVPTGNGSASGQNTPATQKSPAASLSRPPLPVKPAHVRCSSLERPLSAQSNHRQNSGQNLLQRQCPSPIPAHITKELSAAHHAQQQQQQQQQQQQSQPQQPQTPPTYANLSELAAIKLTNQQQSQQQQQPQTQTQTQQQQQQQHQPLLQQQSSIDSICSQHSNDSSTSSLQQQLLQHQQSQQAHISNSSSSLNHQQQQQQQQQQSVHGSGLGTRSHSISSSVSTSTASSLHSHPSFDSAVAASLVGCVAGGGGHTNNTNTNTNTSTTTPSSGCSTPQNHYSPLLTNSPTSTAAGTPSGGSIASGLGLGFVYQVSSPTPPASANSTTDVLKITEPGQSTTAEANETSESDERSRASVLQKASMFEKQAAAAAAAPIPTTIAAAVAGGGGGVTTGAVGGVIGGVARRSEELRAVEQQEMDKSFEDSIQALNNLIGELDSFQREIDEGKGKQQQQQQHSSNINSNNNISGNNSNSGSNNNNSSNSGASSNTSNDNNNCNTDLLLPSSNIDCCAISNQTNSSGCGTDISDTTSEELAGEEGSLAAARRHQQLGASDSELSRCYVSETSSLTGGILAGGYENPTFAHFAANRDDPYNGSGNGSDSRSLYASAADSISLAASDSVCLSQQPRHAYVDNCSDGGSAVVVIYDHQIPNTPDIEFVKQNSEIVLLRTKDPQQLQLHEMRELQQLPDNLAGSPESPDAASGGGVGGGGRLQPATATVAPAKQRLSSFRASSEQQLQLLGRASPQHRGTDKLRVSEEQRQQPQQPQPQQQQQQQQLLSDSSSNVAGAVRRKLPPKPISLSIFNGPALDAASSNSSKPVIPRKFDFKADLDAKIRQQKQKVQQQLQQQQQQQQQQLNSPQQDQQQQQSPQQHSPQSPQNANTATTTTATSTAN; this is translated from the exons AACACTTCGCCACTGTGGGAGGATTTTGTGGCAAAGGCGAGTAAGCTGCACACATGCCTGCG CGCTGCCATTCAGGCAATTGCCGCCTATTTGGATGCCTTCCAAAAGATTGCCGATGCGGCCACCAATTCCAGAG GTGCATCCAAGGAGATTGGCACCGCCCTGACCCGTGTTTGTCTGCGCCACAAGGCGGTCGAGACCCGTTTAAAGACCTTCACCAGCGCAATTATGGATTGCCTGGTGCAGCCGCTGCAGGACAAGATCGAGGACTGGAAGCGCACAGTGGCCACCATCGATAAGGATCATGCCAAAGAGTATAAACGCTGTCGCAGTGAGCTAAAGAAGCGCTCCAGCGACACGCTGCGTCTGCAGAAGAAGGCACGCAAGGGACAGACGGACAACAGCCTGCAGTCATTGATGGATTCGCACATGCAAGATGTGACTTTGCGACGCGCCGAACTCGAGGAGGTCGAGAAGAAGTCACTACGTGCGGCGATGGTCGAGGAACGATTGCGTTACTGCAGCTTTGTGCACATGCTGCAGCCCGTGGTGCATGAGGAATGCGAGGTGATGTCCGAACTCGGTCATCTGCAG GAGGCTATGGAATCCATTGCTTTGGTCACCAAGGAGCCCAGCGTTTTGCCACAGGCTTCGGAGGAACTGATCCACGATGCCAAGGCTAGCATTAATCTATATCCCGAATCGCCTGGCGGTGGCTCTGGCTCCCAAGGCGGCGGCTGTTCCAATTCCTTGGGCTCACGCAAGAGTTCCGTCTGCTCTATTAGCAGCATGAACAGCAGCGGCTCCAGCAACTCGCCGGGTCATCATCACTATCAACGCTCGCTATCGCAG tttGTAACGCCCGCAATTCGCTTGAAACCTGGTGAATCCAGTGATAGTGGCTTTTGCTCATCGCCAGCGCTAACAACACAg GTTTCGAATGCCACCAACCAGACGCACGCTGTATCTACTTGGCCGCCACATTCCCAGGATGCTGTGGACGCGCTGCCACCGACTGCTGATCGTCCGCATACGATTTCAACCACCTATGAGAAGGGTCATCAGCGTCCGCCATTGACTGTCTACACGTTCCAGAATCCCGAGACCATACACGAGtccaacagcagcggcagcctcATACCCGCAACGGTGCCGACTGGCAACGGTTCCGCCTCGGGTCAGAATACGCCGGCAACACAGAAATCGCCGGCAGCATCGCTCAGTCGTCCTCCATTGCCAGTG AAGCCGGCACATGTG CGCTGTTCGTCGCTGGAGCGTCCGTTGTCGGCGCAGAGCAATCATCGCCAGAACAGTGGCCAGAATCTGCTGCAGCGTCAGTGCCCCTCACCGATTCCGGCTCATATCACGAAAG AGCTGTCAGCAGCACAtcatgcacaacaacaacagcagcaacagcaacaacagcagcaatcacagccacagcaaccacaaaCCCCGCCTACCTATGCTAACCTATCTGAGCTGGCGGCAATCAAACTAACTAATCAGCAAcagtcacagcagcaacagcaaccacagacacagacacagacacaacagcagcagcagcaacaacatcaaccattgttgcagcaacaaagcAGCATTGATTCGATTTGTTCGCAGCATTCGAATGACTCTTCGACAAGTTcgttgcagcaacagttgctgcagcATCAGCAATCGCAGCAAGCgcacatcagcaacagcagcagcagcctcaatcatcagcagcaacagcaacaacagcagcagcaatcagtACATGGCAGTGGCCTTGGCACACGCTCCCATTCCATATCGTCGTCGGTGTCCACAAGCACAGCCTCATCGTTGCACTCGCATCCATCCTTTGACTCGGCTGTGGCCGCCTCGCTTGTGGGCTGTGTTGCTGGTGGTGGCGGGCATACAAACAACACCAataccaacaccaacacaagCACCACAACGCCCTCGAGCGGCTGCTCAACGCCACAGAATCACTATTCACCACTGTTAACCAACTCACCCACGTCCACTGCTGCAGGTACTCCAAGCGGCGGCAGCATTGCCAGCGGTCTCGGTCTCGGCTTCGTCTATCAGGTCAGCTCACCCACGCCCCCCGCCTCCGCCAACTCCACCACCGATGTGCTAAAGATCACCGAGCCAGGACAATCGACGACGGCCGAAGCCAACGAAACCAGCGAGAGCGATGAGCGTTCCCGTGCCTCGGTGCTGCAGAAGGCATCCATGTTTGAGAAGCAGGCGgcagccgctgcagcagctccAATCCCCACAACTATAGCTGCAGCTGTAGCTGGCGGTGGAGGAGGAGTAACAACCGGAGCAGTTGGCGGAGTCATTGGTGGCGTTGCTCGACGCTCGGAGGAACTGCGCGCTGTGGAGCAACAGGAAATGG ACAAATCTTTCGAAGACTCGATTCAAGcacttaacaatttaattggcGAATTAGACTCTTTTCAACGTGAGATCGATGAGGGCAAgggcaagcagcagcagcagcaacagcacagcagcaacatcaacagcaacaacaacatcagtggcaacaatagcaacagcggcagcaacaacaacaacagcagcaacagcggtgccagcagcaacaccagcaacgacaacaacaactgcaacactGATCTCCTGCTtcccagcagcaacatcgactGCTGTGCCATCAGCAACCAGACGAATTCCAGTGGCTGTGGCACCGATATCTCCGACACGACGTCGGAGGAACTGGCCGGCGAGGAAGGTAGTCTGGCAGCAGCCAGGCGTCATCAGCAACTGGGTGCCAGCGACTCGGAGCTGAGTCGTTGCTATGTGAGCGAGACGAGTTCGCTGACCGGCGGCATACTGGCCGGTGGCTATGAGAATCCCACGTTCGCGCACTTTGCCGCCAATCGTGATGATCCCTACAATGGCAGCGGCAATGGCAGCGACAGTCGATCGCTGTACGCCTCGGCGGCCGACAGCATTTCATTGGCCGCATCGGACAGCGTGTGCCTGAGCCAGCAGCCGCGACATGCGTATGTGGACAATTGCAGTGATGGCGGCAGCGCTGTCGTTGTGATCTATGACCATCAGATACCCAATACGCCGGACATTGAGTTTGTCAAGCAGAACTCAGAGATTGTGCTGTTGCGCACCAAAGATCCgcagcaattgcagttgcacgAGATGCGCGAGCTGCAACAGTTGCCCGACAATTTGGCTGGCTCACCCGAGTCGCCCGATGCCGCTTCTGGCGGCGGAGTTGGAGGCGGTGGCCGTTTACAGCCGGCCACAGCAACTGTGGCGCCGGCCAAGCAACGCCTCTCGTCGTTTCGGGCATCCAGCgagcaacagctgcagttgctgggACGCGCTAGTCCACAACACAGAGGTACGGATAAGCTTAGAGTTAGTGaagagcaacggcaacagccacagcaaccgcaaccacaacaacagcagcaacagcaacagttgctaaGCGATAGCAGCAGTAATGTTGCTGGTGCCGTGCGGCGCAAGCTGCCGCCAAAGCCCATCAGCCTGAGCATATTTAATGGGCCAGCGCTAGATGcggccagcagcaacagcagtaagCCAGTGATACCTAGAAAGTTTGACTTTAAGGCCGACTTAGATGCCAAGATACGCCAGCAGAAACAGAaagtgcagcagcaattgcagcagcagcagcagcaacaacaacagcagctcaaCAGTCCACAACaagatcagcagcagcaacaatcacCACAACAACACTCACCACAGTCGCCCCAAAACgccaacacagcaacaacaacaacagcaacatcaacagcaaact GA